Proteins from a genomic interval of Chromatiales bacterium 21-64-14:
- a CDS encoding thiamine biosynthesis protein ThiS — protein sequence MEIVLNGEPRQVADGISAAQLLDELALAGQRIALEVNRAIVPRSAFGACRLQPGDQVEIVRAIGGG from the coding sequence ATGGAGATAGTCCTGAACGGCGAGCCTCGGCAGGTGGCGGACGGGATCAGCGCCGCCCAGTTGCTGGATGAACTCGCGCTCGCTGGGCAACGGATCGCGCTGGAGGTCAATCGCGCGATCGTCCCGCGCAGCGCCTTCGGCGCCTGCCGCCTCCAGCCCGGTGACCAGGTGGAGATCGTGCGCGCCATCGGCGGAGGCTGA